In Papaver somniferum cultivar HN1 unplaced genomic scaffold, ASM357369v1 unplaced-scaffold_117, whole genome shotgun sequence, the DNA window CGACCTCTTAATTCCTCTTTTTTCCTCTCGCTTTATGCAGAAAGAGAAGAAATCTCGGAATAACataatttaaaaaaatttgggtatAGGAGAAATTTTTACCGAGAAAATTGGTGCGGGTGTGAACTTTTGTGAGCCTGCgtttgacagtgaagaaaatcCGAAGAATGGGTGTGGTGGTAGTTTTCGGTAGAGTAGTAGACTAGTAGTTCTATTGATTGAGTATTTGCACTTGTCAGGCCCATATTCATCTGGCACGTGTCCTATTGTTGGTTTCTTAAGACCGCCCAAATTGTGATCAACAGAGGTCTGGAACTAGACCTCCTACAAAAAGTTGTGCTCCTAGTGGCGATTTTAAAAGATTTAAAGAAAAACCCATGAAAATTGATAGGGGATGGATAGAATGAAGGCGGAGGAAGGGAAACACAGGAAGGAGGAAAGGGTAGTCAGATAATGATGATgggtttttttttattaagtgAAGCTCTTTGGGTCAATTATCGAATGTTCTGGCTACACTCAAATTTGATTGAGGTAACAAAAGGTCAGTCCAAATTCTAGCTACTTCTTGATTAAGAAAATTTTCTTGTATTTATCTTCTTTTGTCCAATTCCATGCTTGTTATGTATATGAGAAAATGCTTGACTCTCTGCTTATAACTTGACTGTGAATATGCCTCATTCTGAATATGCTTTATTTATTTTGGTGTCATAATACAAGATAGATCAAGGCTGAACACAGAAACAAAATTCCAGATATAGAACCCTTTAGATTACTGTGTGGGATCCTCTTGATAATTGGGTACCATTGGATTTTGGTACGCCTCCTAGCAAATTAGTACCCCTATCAGCAACATTGTTGAATTGGCCGTGTGAAGTACGTTGCATTAACACGACTATTGACTAGTGACTAGTGGGTCTAGTGAGACATATATTGATACCCGGACACATTAATCTTAGAACTTTGGAGAAAAATGGTTTATTTAGTCTTCGTCACCTTGCGTGCAAAATCCTTCTAGCTAGACTGGTTGGCGTTTATATTAAAAAACAAAACTAGAAAAGACAAGATCATTAGAAACAAGAATATGGGCTGTTTTAATCCTGTATTTCTCTTCGTCTTTTACTTGCTTTCCCTTTTAAACTTATTGATAAACATACAATACACAACTGCACAATTACCGCCACAATATGTACATCATTTTTGTTTAGGAGATAATTACACTTCTGGCAGTACATTTCAAACTaatctcaatcttcttcttccttcactaTCCTCTGCCAACAATTCAATTACCATAAAAAAACGGATACTCTAACGCTACTGTTGGCCAGACATCAGATACTGTTTACAGGTCATTTCAGTGTAGATGTGATGTTTCATTAGAAGAATGCCAAGGTTGTGTTAGAATCGGTGTTGAAGAGATAGTAAATTATAGGTGTCCAATTTCTAAACAAGCAATTATCTGGTATGATACATGTATGCTGAGGTATTCAAATGAGTATTACTTTAATATAATGCAAGACGAACAACAATTTTATTTATCGAATGTTAATACTGTTTCTGATCCAGACAAGTTTACACAAGCTGTAAGTGATTCTTTGAAACGTTTAGCAGGAGAATTAATTGTGTTTAATGATGATTCTACTTCTATCAAATTTGCTACTGGAGATTTAAATATTAACCAATCCACAAAAGTATATGGAATCGTACAGTGTAAGGACGATATAATAAGTTTAAGTAGTTGCAATAGATGTCTTCTGGGAGCTATAGATGATCAGTTACCAAATTGTTGTGATGGAAAAGAAGGTGGAAGAGTTCTTAGACCTAGCTGTAATTTTAGATATGAATCAGCTCTTTTCTATAATTCTACAGTTACTGCTTCACCACCTCCTCTTGTATCACCACCACCGTCAACGATTACAAATACACCCAACTGTAAGTAAATAATACTCATTTGTCCTGTGCTAATCTTCGTTTCATTACTTCAGCCCAATAGAAATAAAAGTGTAAATATTCTTGTTTAaaatggattcaagtttgaaTCTACTTGAAAACATATATTCATTTTCAATTTGTTTATGAGAGGCAATATTCCTATTTTGTATGTTTATTACCTCTTTGATATGTAGCTAATTTATGGGTTTGCTTACACAACAAAGGTTTCAATCTTACGAACTCTGTTTATGTTTGTGCAAGATAAGATTGTTGTTCTCATATTCTACTCGTACT includes these proteins:
- the LOC113329480 gene encoding cysteine-rich receptor-like protein kinase 25, yielding MLRYSNEYYFNIMQDEQQFYLSNVNTVSDPDKFTQAVSDSLKRLAGELIVFNDDSTSIKFATGDLNINQSTKVYGIVQCKDDIISLSSCNRCLLGAIDDQLPNCCDGKEGGRVLRPSCNFRYESALFYNSTVTASPPPLVSPPPSTITNTPNSNGNYYSSKLTISIAVPSAIAGLFAIAFCFFCFRRKKTKRNKHNYVDNEIPSTESLQFNFSTIIAATDNFTEANKPGEGGFGSVYKGDTSRRARNSREEAVEIFWSR